In Roseofilum reptotaenium CS-1145, a single genomic region encodes these proteins:
- the dapB gene encoding 4-hydroxy-tetrahydrodipicolinate reductase has product MMSDGPIPVIVNGAAGKMGREVIKAVSQAEDMKLIGGVDLNPDHNGKDVGEVAGCGPLEVPVLNQLESMLAYATQESQLGVMVDFTHPDSVYENVRSAIAYGIRPVVGTTGLSPQQLQELAEFADKASTGCLVIPNFSIGMVLLQQAAIQASKYFDHVEIIELHHDQKADAPSGTAIKTAQLLGELGKSYNPPKVKEKENIAGARGGLADENIRIHSVRLPGLIAHQEVLFGSPGELYTLRHDTSDRLCYMPGVLLAIRKVLELKTLVYGLEKIL; this is encoded by the coding sequence ATGATGAGCGATGGGCCGATTCCAGTAATTGTCAATGGTGCAGCCGGGAAAATGGGCCGAGAGGTCATTAAGGCTGTTTCCCAAGCTGAAGATATGAAGTTGATTGGGGGGGTGGATCTCAATCCGGATCATAATGGCAAGGATGTAGGAGAAGTAGCTGGATGTGGCCCTCTAGAAGTCCCTGTTCTGAATCAGTTGGAGTCGATGTTAGCCTATGCGACTCAAGAGAGTCAGTTGGGGGTGATGGTAGATTTTACGCACCCGGATTCGGTCTATGAAAATGTGCGCAGTGCGATCGCCTATGGTATTCGTCCTGTGGTCGGGACAACCGGTCTGAGTCCCCAACAACTCCAGGAATTAGCAGAATTTGCCGATAAAGCCAGTACGGGGTGTTTAGTAATTCCGAATTTTTCTATTGGTATGGTTCTATTACAACAGGCGGCCATCCAAGCGTCAAAATATTTTGACCATGTAGAGATTATTGAACTCCATCATGACCAGAAAGCGGATGCTCCCAGTGGAACAGCGATAAAAACGGCCCAATTGTTAGGTGAGTTAGGTAAATCCTATAATCCTCCCAAGGTCAAGGAGAAGGAAAATATAGCGGGAGCGAGGGGTGGTTTAGCGGATGAGAATATTCGGATTCATAGCGTGCGCCTTCCCGGGTTAATTGCCCATCAGGAAGTCTTATTCGGTTCCCCTGGAGAATTATATACCTTACGCCACGATACCAGCGATCGCCTTTGCTATATGCCTGGCGTTCTGTTAGCTATTCGTAAAGTCTTAGAATTGAAAACTCTGGTCTATGGTCTGGAGAAGATTCTGTAA